A genomic window from Winogradskyella sp. J14-2 includes:
- the rpoB gene encoding DNA-directed RNA polymerase subunit beta: MLAKKAERINFSSIVNRTDYPDFLDIQIKSFQDFFQLETKSEARENEGLYNTFMENFPITDTRNQFVLEFLDYFIDPPRYTIEECIERGLTYSVPLKARLKLYCTDPEHEDFETIVQDVYLGTIPYMTPSGTFCINGAERVVVSQLHRSPGVFFSQSFHANGTKLYSARVIPFKGSWIEFATDINSVMYAYIDRKKKLPVTTLFRAIGFERDKDILEIFDLAEEVKVSKSGLKKVIGRKLAARVLNTWHEDFVDEDTGEVVSIERNEIVLDRDTIVDKDNIEEILEAGVKTILLHKESAQQGDYAIIHNTLQKDPTNSEKEAVEHIYRQLRNAEPPDEETARGIIDKLFFSDQRYSLGEVGRYRMNKKLGLDIGMDKQVLTKEDIITIIKYLIELINSKAEIDDIDHLSNRRVRTVGEQLSSQFGVGLARMARTIRERMNVRDNEVFTPIDLINAKTLSSVINSFFGTNQLSQFMDQTNPLAEITHKRRLSALGPGGLSRERAGFEVRDVHYTHYGRLCPIETPEGPNIGLISSLSVYAKVNAMGFIETPYRKVENGVVDIKNAPTYLSAEEEEEMMIAQATVEVDGKGKIQHDKVIARQEGDFPVIEPSNVNYTDVAPNQIASISASLIPFLEHDDANRALMGSNMMRQAVPLLRPEAPIVGTGLERQVASDSRVLINAEGEGIVEYVDAEKIVIKYERTEEEAMVSFDSDVKEYPLVKFRKTNQGTSINLKPIVRKGDKVSKGQVLCEGYATQNGELALGRNMKVAFMPWKGYNFEDAIVISEKVVRDDIFTSIHIDEYSLEVRDTKLGNEELTNDIPNVSEEATKDLDENGMIRVGAEIKPGDILIGKITPKGESDPTPEEKLLRAIFGDKAGDVKDASLKASPSLNGVVIDKKLFARAVKDKRKRAQDKEDIEKLEDAYDKHFDDLKAVLVEKLFAIVNGKTAQGIYNDLGEEIIPKGKKYTLKMLNAVDDYTHLTSGKWTTDDHTNELVADLIHNYKIKENDLQGSLRREKFTISVGDELPAGIIKLAKVYIAKKRKLKVGDKMAGRHGNKGIVARIVRQEDMPFLEDGTPVDIVLNPLGVPSRMNIGQIYETVLGWAGQKLNRTYATPIFDGATLDQINGFTDEAGVPRFGHTYLYDGGTGDRFDQPATVGVIYMIKLGHMIDDKMHARSIGPYSLITQQPLGGKAQFGGQRFGEMEVWALEAYGASSTLREILTVKSDDVIGRAKTYEAIVKGEPMPEPGLPESFNVLMHELKGLGLDIRLEE, encoded by the coding sequence ATGTTAGCAAAAAAGGCTGAAAGAATTAATTTCTCTTCTATTGTAAATAGAACAGATTACCCAGACTTTTTGGATATTCAAATTAAATCCTTCCAGGATTTTTTCCAATTAGAAACAAAGTCAGAAGCAAGAGAAAATGAAGGATTGTACAATACCTTCATGGAAAACTTCCCAATTACAGATACTCGTAATCAATTTGTATTAGAATTTTTAGATTACTTTATCGATCCACCACGCTATACCATAGAAGAGTGTATAGAAAGAGGTTTAACATACAGTGTTCCTTTAAAAGCTAGATTAAAGCTATACTGTACAGATCCGGAACACGAAGATTTTGAAACAATCGTTCAAGATGTTTATTTAGGTACAATCCCTTACATGACGCCTAGTGGTACTTTTTGTATCAATGGGGCTGAGCGCGTGGTTGTATCTCAGTTACACCGCTCACCAGGTGTATTCTTTAGCCAGTCATTTCATGCTAATGGTACTAAGCTATATTCTGCAAGAGTTATTCCTTTTAAAGGATCTTGGATAGAATTTGCTACAGATATCAATAGTGTGATGTACGCTTACATTGATAGAAAGAAAAAATTACCTGTTACTACGCTTTTCCGTGCTATCGGTTTTGAGCGTGATAAAGATATTTTAGAAATTTTTGATCTTGCAGAAGAAGTGAAAGTTTCTAAATCTGGATTAAAGAAAGTTATTGGTCGCAAACTTGCTGCACGTGTGCTTAACACATGGCACGAAGATTTCGTGGACGAAGATACAGGTGAGGTTGTATCTATTGAGCGTAACGAAATTGTTTTAGATCGTGACACAATAGTTGACAAAGATAATATTGAAGAAATCCTTGAAGCAGGTGTAAAAACAATTCTTTTACACAAAGAAAGTGCACAACAAGGAGATTACGCAATTATTCACAATACATTACAAAAAGATCCAACAAACTCTGAAAAAGAAGCTGTTGAACATATCTATCGTCAATTACGTAATGCAGAGCCGCCAGATGAGGAAACTGCACGTGGTATAATTGACAAATTATTCTTCTCAGACCAACGTTATTCTTTAGGTGAAGTAGGTCGTTACAGAATGAACAAGAAATTAGGTTTAGATATTGGTATGGACAAACAAGTACTTACCAAAGAGGATATCATAACTATTATAAAATATTTAATTGAGCTAATCAATTCTAAAGCAGAGATTGATGATATAGATCACTTATCTAACCGTCGTGTACGAACAGTAGGTGAGCAATTATCGTCTCAATTTGGTGTTGGTTTAGCTCGTATGGCACGTACCATACGCGAGCGTATGAACGTTCGTGATAACGAAGTGTTTACTCCTATAGATTTAATTAATGCTAAGACATTATCTTCAGTAATTAATTCGTTCTTTGGTACTAACCAGCTGTCTCAGTTTATGGACCAAACTAATCCATTAGCAGAGATTACTCATAAGCGTCGTTTATCAGCACTAGGGCCAGGTGGTCTTTCTAGAGAAAGAGCAGGTTTCGAAGTGCGTGACGTTCACTATACGCACTATGGTCGCCTATGTCCTATTGAAACACCTGAAGGGCCAAATATTGGTCTTATTTCTTCACTTTCGGTATATGCCAAAGTGAACGCCATGGGATTCATTGAAACTCCATACAGAAAAGTTGAAAATGGTGTTGTGGATATAAAGAATGCACCAACATATCTTAGTGCAGAGGAAGAAGAAGAAATGATGATTGCCCAAGCCACAGTAGAAGTTGATGGTAAAGGTAAAATTCAGCATGATAAAGTAATTGCGCGTCAAGAAGGTGATTTTCCTGTAATAGAGCCTTCAAACGTAAACTATACAGATGTGGCACCAAACCAGATCGCCTCTATATCTGCATCTTTAATTCCATTCTTAGAGCACGATGATGCAAACCGTGCCTTAATGGGATCTAACATGATGCGTCAGGCTGTTCCTTTATTAAGACCAGAAGCACCAATTGTTGGTACTGGTTTAGAGCGCCAAGTAGCATCAGATTCTAGAGTATTAATTAATGCAGAAGGTGAAGGTATTGTAGAATACGTAGATGCAGAAAAAATAGTTATAAAGTATGAGCGTACTGAAGAAGAAGCAATGGTTAGTTTTGACAGTGATGTTAAAGAATATCCATTAGTAAAATTCAGAAAGACAAACCAAGGTACCTCTATTAACTTAAAACCAATTGTTAGAAAAGGAGATAAAGTTTCTAAAGGTCAGGTTTTATGTGAAGGTTACGCAACTCAAAACGGTGAGTTAGCACTTGGTAGAAACATGAAAGTAGCCTTTATGCCTTGGAAAGGGTATAACTTTGAGGATGCTATTGTAATTTCAGAAAAAGTTGTTCGCGATGATATTTTTACATCTATCCATATCGATGAGTACTCTTTAGAAGTTAGAGACACAAAATTAGGTAACGAAGAGTTAACTAATGATATACCAAACGTTTCTGAAGAAGCAACTAAAGATTTAGATGAAAATGGTATGATTCGCGTAGGTGCAGAGATTAAGCCTGGCGATATCTTAATTGGTAAGATTACACCTAAAGGGGAATCAGACCCAACTCCAGAAGAAAAATTACTTCGTGCCATTTTTGGCGACAAAGCTGGTGATGTAAAAGATGCATCTTTAAAAGCATCTCCTTCATTAAATGGTGTTGTTATAGATAAAAAATTATTTGCAAGAGCAGTAAAAGATAAGCGTAAGAGAGCCCAAGATAAAGAAGACATCGAAAAGCTAGAGGACGCTTACGATAAGCATTTTGATGATTTAAAAGCAGTTTTAGTCGAAAAGCTATTTGCAATAGTAAATGGCAAAACCGCCCAAGGTATCTATAACGATCTAGGTGAAGAAATTATACCAAAAGGGAAGAAGTATACCTTAAAAATGTTAAATGCTGTTGATGATTACACGCACTTAACCTCTGGGAAATGGACAACTGATGATCATACAAACGAGCTCGTTGCTGATTTAATTCACAATTACAAGATCAAAGAAAATGATCTTCAAGGTTCATTAAGACGTGAGAAGTTTACAATATCTGTTGGTGATGAGTTGCCAGCAGGTATCATTAAGCTAGCTAAAGTTTACATTGCTAAGAAACGTAAACTAAAAGTAGGTGATAAGATGGCAGGTCGTCACGGTAACAAAGGTATTGTTGCACGTATTGTTCGTCAAGAAGATATGCCATTCCTTGAGGACGGAACACCTGTAGATATTGTATTAAATCCACTTGGTGTACCTTCTCGTATGAACATTGGTCAGATTTATGAAACTGTTTTAGGTTGGGCAGGTCAAAAGTTAAATAGAACTTATGCAACTCCAATCTTCGATGGTGCTACTCTAGATCAGATTAATGGCTTTACAGATGAAGCTGGTGTACCGAGATTCGGACACACTTACTTATATGATGGAGGAACAGGTGATCGATTTGACCAACCTGCAACTGTAGGTGTAATCTATATGATTAAGCTAGGTCACATGATCGACGATAAGATGCACGCACGTTCTATAGGGCCTTATTCATTAATTACGCAGCAACCATTAGGTGGTAAAGCACAGTTCGGTGGTCAGCGTTTTGGTGAGATGGAGGTATGGGCACTCGAAGCATATGGTGCATCAAGTACTCTACGTGAGATCTTAACTGTAAAATCAGATGACGTAATTGGTAGAGCAAAAACTTACGAAGCAATCGTTAAGGGTGAGCCAATGCCAGAACCAGGACTACCTGAATCGTTTAATGTATTAATGCATGAATTAAAAGGTTTAGGATTAGATATTAGATTAGAAGAGTAA
- the rplL gene encoding 50S ribosomal protein L7/L12 — protein sequence MADLKDFAEQLVNLTVKEVNELATILKDEYGIEPAAAAVAVAAGGGAAGGGEAAEEKSEFDVVLKSAGASKLAVVKLVKELTGLGLKDAKGLVDEAPSTIKEGVSKDEAEGLKSSLEEAGAEVELK from the coding sequence ATGGCAGATTTAAAAGATTTCGCAGAACAATTAGTTAACTTAACGGTAAAAGAAGTTAACGAATTAGCTACTATATTAAAAGATGAGTACGGTATTGAGCCGGCTGCTGCTGCAGTTGCAGTTGCTGCTGGTGGTGGAGCTGCAGGTGGTGGTGAAGCCGCAGAAGAAAAATCAGAATTTGATGTAGTATTAAAATCAGCAGGTGCTTCTAAATTAGCAGTTGTAAAATTAGTTAAAGAATTAACTGGTTTAGGATTGAAAGACGCTAAAGGTTTAGTTGATGAAGCACCAAGTACAATTAAAGAAGGTGTTTCTAAAGATGAAGCAGAAGGCTTAAAATCTTCTTTGGAAGAAGCTGGAGCTGAGGTTGAGCTTAAGTAA
- the rplJ gene encoding 50S ribosomal protein L10 — translation MTREEKSVVIEELTAQLADNTNIYLADISGLDAATTSNLRRACFKSNIKLAVVKNTLLEKAMEASEKDFGDLPSTLKGNTSVMYSETGNAPAKVIKEFRKKSEKPLLKGAFIEEAIYIGDDLLDTLVEIKSREELLGEIVTLLQSPAKNVISALKSGGGTIAGLVKTLSEREG, via the coding sequence ATGACAAGAGAAGAAAAATCGGTAGTAATTGAAGAGTTGACTGCTCAATTAGCAGATAATACTAATATCTATTTAGCAGATATCTCAGGATTAGATGCAGCAACAACTTCAAATTTAAGAAGAGCTTGTTTTAAATCTAACATCAAGTTAGCTGTAGTAAAGAATACACTTTTAGAAAAAGCTATGGAAGCCTCTGAAAAAGATTTCGGTGACTTACCATCTACTTTAAAAGGAAACACTTCTGTTATGTATTCAGAAACAGGAAATGCTCCTGCTAAGGTTATAAAAGAGTTTCGTAAGAAATCTGAAAAACCTCTGTTAAAAGGAGCTTTCATTGAAGAAGCAATTTATATTGGCGATGATTTATTAGATACTTTAGTTGAAATTAAGTCAAGAGAAGAATTACTTGGTGAGATTGTTACATTATTACAATCGCCTGCTAAGAATGTTATCTCGGCGCTTAAATCTGGTGGAGGTACAATCGCTGGTTTAGTTAAGACATTATCTGAAAGAGAAGGATAA
- the rplA gene encoding 50S ribosomal protein L1 encodes MARLTRKQKEARAKVDKNKLYSLEEASALLKEITYTKFDASVDLAVRLGVDPRKANQMVRGVVSLPHGTGKDMKVLALVTPDKEAEAKEAGADYVGLDEYLQKIKDGWTDVDVIVTMPSVMGKLGPLGRVLGPRGLMPNPKTGTVTMDIGKAVSEVKAGKIDFKVDKTGIVHAPIGKASFSAEKLVGNANELLTTLMKLKPTAAKGTYMKSIYMSSTMSPSIAIDTKIG; translated from the coding sequence ATGGCAAGATTAACAAGAAAGCAAAAAGAAGCAAGAGCTAAAGTTGATAAAAATAAACTTTACTCTTTAGAAGAAGCTTCAGCTTTACTAAAAGAAATCACATACACTAAGTTTGATGCTTCGGTAGATTTAGCAGTAAGATTAGGTGTAGATCCACGTAAAGCCAATCAAATGGTTCGTGGTGTAGTTTCACTACCACATGGTACAGGTAAAGATATGAAGGTTCTTGCATTAGTTACTCCAGATAAAGAAGCAGAAGCTAAAGAAGCTGGTGCGGATTATGTTGGATTAGATGAATACTTACAAAAAATAAAAGATGGTTGGACAGATGTAGACGTTATCGTTACAATGCCAAGCGTCATGGGTAAGTTAGGACCATTAGGTAGAGTTTTAGGACCAAGAGGTCTTATGCCAAATCCTAAGACAGGAACAGTAACAATGGATATTGGAAAAGCTGTAAGTGAAGTAAAAGCTGGTAAAATTGATTTTAAAGTAGATAAAACAGGCATCGTACATGCACCAATTGGTAAGGCGTCATTTAGCGCAGAAAAATTAGTTGGCAATGCAAATGAGTTGTTAACTACATTAATGAAGTTAAAACCAACTGCTGCAAAAGGTACTTACATGAAAAGTATATACATGTCTAGTACCATGAGTCCGAGTATTGCAATAGACACAAAAATAGGATAG
- the rplK gene encoding 50S ribosomal protein L11, translated as MAKELDKVVKLQVRGGAANPSPPVGPALGAAGVNIMEFCKQFNARTQDKPGKVLPVVISVYKDKSFEFVIKTPPAAVQLLEAAKVKKGSGEPNRRKVAKVTWDQVKAIAEDKMQDLNAFEIGSAMKMVAGTARSMGITVKGGEAPN; from the coding sequence ATGGCAAAAGAACTAGACAAAGTAGTTAAGTTACAAGTTCGGGGAGGTGCTGCGAATCCATCGCCACCGGTTGGACCCGCTTTAGGTGCCGCTGGAGTTAATATCATGGAGTTCTGTAAGCAGTTTAACGCTAGAACTCAGGATAAGCCAGGTAAAGTATTACCTGTGGTAATTTCTGTTTACAAAGACAAATCTTTTGAGTTTGTAATCAAAACACCACCAGCTGCAGTGCAATTATTAGAAGCGGCCAAAGTAAAGAAAGGATCTGGAGAACCTAACCGACGCAAAGTAGCAAAGGTAACTTGGGATCAAGTTAAAGCAATTGCAGAAGATAAAATGCAAGATTTAAATGCATTCGAAATCGGATCAGCTATGAAAATGGTAGCTGGTACTGCAAGATCGATGGGTATCACTGTTAAAGGAGGTGAAGCTCCAAACTAA
- the nusG gene encoding transcription termination/antitermination protein NusG, whose amino-acid sequence MSDKKWYVVRAVSGQENKIKTYIENEIARLGLEDYVDQVLVPTEKVIQIRNGKKINKEKVYFPGYIMIQANLSGEIPHIIKSITNVIGFLGETKGGDPVPLRQSEVNRMLGKVDELAIEADANIAIPFTKGETVKVIDGPFNGFDGTIEKIFEEKRKLEVMVKIFGRKTPLELSYMQVEKL is encoded by the coding sequence ATGTCAGATAAAAAGTGGTATGTTGTTAGAGCAGTAAGTGGTCAAGAAAATAAAATAAAGACCTATATCGAAAACGAAATTGCAAGATTGGGTCTAGAAGATTATGTAGATCAAGTTTTAGTTCCTACAGAAAAAGTTATTCAGATCCGTAACGGAAAAAAAATAAATAAGGAAAAAGTTTATTTTCCCGGATATATAATGATACAGGCTAACTTAAGCGGTGAGATACCTCACATTATTAAGTCAATCACCAATGTAATTGGTTTCTTGGGGGAAACTAAGGGTGGAGATCCTGTGCCATTACGACAGTCTGAAGTTAATAGGATGTTAGGTAAAGTTGATGAATTGGCAATTGAGGCAGATGCTAATATTGCGATTCCATTCACAAAAGGAGAGACTGTTAAGGTTATTGATGGGCCATTCAATGGTTTTGATGGAACTATCGAAAAAATATTTGAAGAAAAGCGTAAGCTTGAGGTAATGGTTAAGATTTTCGGAAGAAAAACACCATTAGAATTAAGTTATATGCAAGTTGAAAAGTTATAA
- the secE gene encoding preprotein translocase subunit SecE, with protein MAGLITYIKESFDELKNNVSWTPWPEAQRLTVIVAVFSIIFSLAIWGVDTVFSRAVKAYFDLLN; from the coding sequence ATGGCAGGATTAATAACATATATTAAAGAATCATTCGACGAGTTAAAAAACAATGTGTCCTGGACACCTTGGCCAGAAGCTCAGAGATTGACTGTGATTGTAGCAGTATTTTCAATTATTTTTTCTTTAGCTATTTGGGGAGTTGATACTGTTTTCAGTAGAGCGGTTAAAGCATATTTCGATTTATTAAACTAA
- the tuf gene encoding elongation factor Tu has translation MAKATFDRSKPHLNIGTIGHVDHGKTTLTAAITKVLADAGLSEARAFDQIDNAPEEKERGITINTSHVEYQTANRHYAHVDCPGHADYVKNMVTGAAQMDGAILVVAATDGPMPQTREHILLGRQVGIPRIVVFMNKVDMVDDEELLELVEMEIRDLLSFYEYDGDNGPVIAGSALGALNGEQKWVDTVMELMEACDSWIEEPVRDMDKPFLMPIEDVFSITGRGTVATGRIETGVANTGDPVEIIGMGAEKLTSTITGIEMFRQILDRGEAGDNAGILLRGIEKTQISRGMVIVKPGSVTPHQKFKAEVYILKKEEGGRHTPFHNNYRPQFYVRTTDVTGNISLPDGVEMVMPGDNLTITVELIQPIAMNVGLRFAIREGGRTVGAGQVTEILD, from the coding sequence ATGGCAAAGGCAACTTTCGATCGTTCAAAACCACACTTAAATATAGGTACTATTGGACACGTAGATCACGGTAAAACAACTTTAACTGCTGCTATTACTAAAGTATTAGCTGATGCAGGTTTATCTGAAGCAAGAGCATTCGATCAAATCGATAATGCACCAGAAGAAAAAGAAAGAGGTATCACAATTAATACTTCTCACGTAGAATATCAAACAGCAAACCGTCACTACGCTCACGTGGACTGTCCAGGTCACGCGGATTACGTAAAGAACATGGTTACTGGTGCTGCTCAAATGGATGGTGCTATTTTAGTTGTTGCTGCAACAGATGGTCCAATGCCACAAACTCGTGAGCATATCTTACTTGGTCGTCAGGTAGGTATTCCTCGCATCGTAGTATTCATGAACAAAGTGGATATGGTTGATGATGAAGAGTTATTAGAATTAGTCGAGATGGAAATTAGAGATTTATTATCTTTCTACGAGTATGATGGTGATAATGGTCCTGTAATCGCTGGTTCTGCATTAGGTGCATTAAACGGTGAGCAAAAGTGGGTTGATACTGTAATGGAGCTTATGGAAGCTTGCGATAGCTGGATCGAAGAGCCGGTACGTGATATGGATAAGCCTTTCTTAATGCCAATCGAAGATGTATTCTCAATTACTGGACGTGGTACTGTAGCAACTGGTCGTATTGAAACTGGTGTAGCTAATACAGGTGACCCTGTTGAGATTATTGGTATGGGTGCTGAGAAATTAACATCTACTATTACTGGTATCGAAATGTTCCGTCAAATCTTAGATAGAGGTGAAGCTGGTGATAACGCTGGTATCTTATTAAGAGGTATTGAGAAAACTCAAATCTCTAGAGGTATGGTGATCGTTAAGCCTGGTTCTGTAACTCCTCACCAAAAATTCAAAGCTGAGGTTTATATTCTTAAGAAAGAAGAGGGTGGGCGTCACACTCCATTCCACAATAATTACCGTCCTCAGTTCTACGTGCGTACAACTGATGTAACTGGAAATATTTCTCTTCCAGATGGTGTTGAGATGGTAATGCCTGGCGATAACTTAACTATAACTGTCGAGTTAATTCAACCAATTGCAATGAACGTAGGTTTACGTTTCGCTATCCGTGAAGGTGGTAGAACAGTTGGTGCAGGTCAGGTAACTGAAATTTTAGACTAA
- a CDS encoding HPF/RaiA family ribosome-associated protein, whose product MKVNTQSVNFTADRKLIDFIQKRMDKLDLFYDKIIQSDVYLKVENTSDKENKVFEAKVRVPGDSFIVKKQCKTFEEGADIAIASLERQIKKRKQKLRARTKA is encoded by the coding sequence ATGAAAGTAAACACCCAATCCGTTAATTTCACAGCAGACAGAAAGTTGATTGATTTCATTCAGAAAAGAATGGATAAATTAGATTTGTTTTATGACAAAATAATACAGTCCGATGTTTATTTAAAGGTTGAAAATACGAGCGATAAAGAAAACAAAGTTTTTGAAGCCAAAGTACGTGTTCCTGGCGACAGTTTTATAGTTAAAAAACAATGCAAAACTTTCGAGGAAGGAGCAGATATAGCCATTGCCTCATTAGAGAGGCAAATTAAAAAGCGAAAGCAAAAGTTAAGAGCCAGAACAAAAGCATAA
- a CDS encoding tyrosine-type recombinase/integrase: MSIQAFSEYLALEKNYSKHTVLAYIRDLEIFQEFLNENHDSEPIEKVDYSEIRQWIVELVSSGVSNRTINRKVSSLNSYYKFLQKTQQIETNPLRKHKALKVGKRVQLPFSEQELKQVLENSIEVVDFESARDKLIIELLYTTGIRRIELVNLKMADVDISKKQIKVLGKRNKERYIPLLNSLIKSIDTYTSYRNSLSIIPDKENLFLTKKGVKIYEMLVYRIINKYFSLASSKAKCSPHVLRHSFATHLLNKGADLNAVKELLGHTSLAATQVYTHNSISELKKVYAKSHPRNKS, encoded by the coding sequence ATGAGCATACAAGCCTTTTCAGAATATTTAGCATTAGAAAAGAATTATTCGAAGCATACAGTATTGGCATACATTAGAGATTTGGAAATATTTCAAGAGTTTTTAAATGAAAATCACGACTCAGAACCCATTGAAAAAGTAGATTATTCAGAAATAAGACAATGGATTGTAGAGTTGGTTAGTAGTGGTGTTTCAAATAGAACTATAAATAGAAAAGTATCTTCACTCAATTCATATTATAAATTTTTACAAAAAACCCAACAAATAGAAACCAACCCTTTAAGAAAGCATAAAGCTTTAAAGGTGGGTAAGAGGGTGCAATTACCTTTTTCTGAACAAGAGCTAAAACAGGTTTTAGAAAATTCTATCGAAGTAGTAGATTTTGAAAGCGCAAGAGATAAACTAATCATAGAGTTGTTATATACAACAGGTATTAGAAGAATCGAATTGGTTAACTTGAAGATGGCCGATGTAGATATTAGTAAAAAACAAATAAAGGTTCTTGGCAAGAGAAACAAAGAGCGCTATATACCTCTGCTAAATTCATTAATTAAAAGCATTGATACCTACACATCCTACAGAAATAGTTTATCCATAATACCAGATAAGGAGAATTTATTTTTAACAAAAAAGGGTGTTAAGATTTACGAAATGCTTGTTTATAGAATAATAAATAAGTATTTTAGTTTAGCTTCATCAAAGGCCAAATGTAGTCCTCATGTATTAAGGCACTCATTTGCAACACATTTATTAAACAAAGGAGCAGATTTAAATGCAGTAAAAGAACTTCTTGGGCATACCAGTTTAGCAGCAACGCAAGTATATACGCACAACAGTATATCAGAGTTAAAAAAAGTATATGCTAAATCCCATCCAAGAAATAAAAGTTAA
- a CDS encoding acyl-CoA dehydrogenase family protein, which translates to MSNIYFTEEHNLFRESLRDFLQKEVVPHIDKWEKTGTIERFIWKKFGEMGYFGLAYPEAYGGLDLDLFYTVILLEELQRINSGGFAAAIWAHAYLAMTHLNAEGDDAIKSTFLADSISGDKIGCLCVTEPFGGSDVAGMRTTAIKEGDHYILNGSKTFITNGVYSDYMIVAAKTNPEAGNKGISILVVDSKSEGISATKLDKLGWRASDTGEIAFDNVKVPANQLMGEEGKGFAYIMQHFALERLIMGINAHARAEFALEYTLQYMSERTTFGQSLDKYQALRHRYVDMHADMQLCKYYNYMVADRLNKGEYVVEEATISKLKSTKMADEVAYNCLQFLGGYGYMEEYPLARIFRDSRLGPIGGGTSEILKEILSKIIIDKKSYKPAT; encoded by the coding sequence ATGTCAAATATATACTTCACCGAAGAACACAATTTATTTAGAGAAAGCTTAAGAGATTTTTTGCAAAAAGAGGTGGTACCTCATATCGATAAGTGGGAAAAGACCGGAACCATTGAGCGCTTTATTTGGAAAAAGTTTGGAGAAATGGGTTATTTTGGTTTGGCTTATCCTGAGGCCTATGGTGGTCTAGATTTAGATTTGTTTTACACCGTAATTCTTTTAGAAGAATTACAGCGAATCAATTCTGGTGGATTTGCGGCTGCAATTTGGGCGCATGCTTATTTAGCAATGACACACCTCAACGCGGAAGGCGATGATGCAATAAAATCAACTTTTTTAGCTGATAGCATTTCTGGCGACAAAATAGGATGTCTTTGCGTTACAGAACCTTTTGGTGGCAGCGATGTGGCAGGTATGAGAACTACGGCAATTAAGGAAGGCGATCATTACATTTTAAATGGCTCTAAAACATTCATAACTAATGGTGTTTACAGTGATTATATGATTGTTGCTGCTAAAACAAATCCAGAGGCAGGTAATAAAGGCATAAGCATATTGGTAGTAGATAGCAAATCTGAAGGTATTTCAGCAACAAAATTAGATAAGCTAGGTTGGAGAGCATCAGATACAGGTGAAATTGCCTTTGACAATGTTAAAGTTCCAGCAAATCAATTAATGGGAGAAGAAGGTAAAGGGTTTGCATACATTATGCAACACTTCGCATTAGAAAGACTTATAATGGGAATAAACGCTCATGCCAGAGCAGAGTTTGCTTTAGAATATACATTACAATACATGTCTGAAAGAACAACTTTTGGACAGTCCCTAGATAAATATCAAGCCTTGCGTCATAGGTATGTAGATATGCATGCGGACATGCAATTATGCAAATACTACAATTACATGGTCGCAGATCGTTTAAACAAAGGGGAATACGTTGTGGAAGAAGCCACTATTTCTAAGTTAAAATCTACTAAAATGGCAGATGAGGTTGCGTATAATTGCTTACAGTTTTTAGGTGGTTATGGTTATATGGAAGAATATCCTCTGGCAAGAATCTTTAGAGACAGCCGTTTGGGACCTATTGGTGGAGGAACATCAGAAATTCTAAAAGAAATTCTTTCAAAAATTATTATTGATAAAAAGTCTTATAAGCCAGCAACATAA